Part of the Zingiber officinale cultivar Zhangliang chromosome 8A, Zo_v1.1, whole genome shotgun sequence genome, TCAAAGACACTCTTCCTGTCAAATTCCATCGTTTCCCTAGAGCTTTGCTTCCTCTAACTCCAAGATCTGACCAAACAATTCTTTCATAGCTTTCCGATCGAATCCTCCTAATTCTAGGGGCTCAACACTTCTCAACTTCTCATAAGATGAACATGCAGACAATTAGACCCACTTGCCCCCTATTAGAGATTGTCCCTCCTTTGCTAGCCCACTATCCCACTATTTGAGACAATCCATAATTAATGGCCCCTTCGACTCATGACCCCTTCGACTCATGAGCCAATTCCATAATTAATATCACATGTAGAGTTGTCAGAAGCACGTAGGAAAGTAtctgttagattatataattagaattatttgtttatatacTTGAGGATAATTTAATCTTTTATCTTTTTAAATTTAAGGTTTCTATTTTTTGATAATTCACTATATAAGACTTTGTACTCTTTATTTTCTCATAACCCTTTTTTTGGATTCATCAATAAAGACGACTACTTTTCTTGACATTAATTTCTACTGTATCTTTGTATTGATACGAGATATAGGTAATATATTGACGACAAGACTATTGATACAGTCAACATATAACATTCTGACATGTGTGTTTACCATGACATGACACCCAATTAATGAGGGTTATGATTATAGAGGTATTATAACAAGGCCCCCTCCTGCGGGCATAGGTATGCTTAATTTACGCacactcttttattttattattattcattttcatttttttccatcTTGTTAATTTGAGCGTCAAAGTGGCTGCACCGGAACACTCCTTGCTTGCTAATACTCTCCCTCTCTCCTCCTTTTGTGTTTCTATATGTGTTTTCATTTCGAGGTCTTCTTCCTATCAATCTTAAAGTCAACTCATCAGTGATTCTACTTAATCAATTTCAAACAGGATCAACAGTGATGAACCATGCTTCTGGTATAGAATGTTATAGCCCTAGTTATTTTGAGGTGTGAATTGAGGAAGAAAAGGAAAGGCGGGGAAAAAATTAGagaaaagaagaaacaaaaaaaaaaagaagaaaaaaacagcCTAGGGTCATACATGGCTATGCTGTGCATGACCCCGCTAGGAATAGTCCTGGATTATGtttcaattagattttatatcGTCCGTCTTTATATCTATTAGATATCGGATATTTATTCTCATATCTATTCTCATATCTATTTCTATACCCATTACTTTTTTTCATTTAATTATTatcattcaataaaaaaaataattgatatcatattaaaaacaaagaaaatataatttaaaaaataaattaaacatctatataatcTATACCTCTCCAACCTCAACAAACATATTCAATAGAtgttgaaatatatatatatatatatatatatatatattctctttATGCACTCCTCTATTTAGATGAGATATCGAATTATGcatcacattaaaaaaaaaaaaaaaattctctagtGCTGCAACAGCTATAGTGCTGCTGCGGCCGCGTGAGGCAGCCCCCACGGTCGTGAGCACgaggaaaaacaaaaaaaaaaaaaaaaaaaaatccgatTTGAGCGTTTAAAAAAATATGATCCAATGCATTCTAAAATccgtcttttattattttataatagatacataatgaaaaaaaataattaattcattttttttcacAAAATAAACGTGGTTTTTTTTCACATAAAactctcttatttttatttccatATCCTTCCTAGTGAAGGAAGATAAAATTCAACCGGACTCCACTGACTCATTAACTCTTCAATTATAACTCACTACTTTTTTAATATTAATGTTAATCGATTAACTTCTCTACCACTAACTAATTTATTAATCACTAAATCTATAACGTAAATATTAATCTATTATCTTTTTGTCCTCTAATCATTAATTCCATATATATACTACACCTATTAACTTACTAATTCCATAATACAAACATTAATATCTACTAATACTTAATTATGAAATTGACTAACTTACGACTCAACAATCCATCtcttaaattgatattttagatattcTAATCATTCTAATAAAAGATAAACTTCGACCGAACTTTTTATTGTGTCAACTATTTGTTAGATTTCTCATCATTCAATTGTCTAGTCTACCTTAAATCACTCGGACATCTATTATCTATAGCAAACATATGACTAGCCTTGACTTGTAAAGACTTTCACTACCAATATTGACTGGACTTCGCTTGATGTCATTCGAAGCATTTCAAACTTCTGAAGTTAAGTTAGcttaaattttgatcaaaattgttTCACAATCAAAATGATTTTACCGTGTAATAACAGCTTTGACCAAAGTTTATAGTCACATTTGaccaattttgattaaattggaATAGTTTTGATGAATATTAAAATAGTTTTGGGTGTGTGATCAGTTTTAGTTAAAATTGCCAttcaatataattaatattttagataTGTAAAAATATGAtggatatttattttgatatactAGGAGGCGCTCGTAGCCATGATTCCGATTTAAATATGATATCCACTGAATATATTTTATTAGTGTTTCTAGAGCTTGAAAAGAAGATTACAATTATGATACTAATAATATTTCTATAGCTTAAATCGATCATCAGAATAGAAAGAGTGTCGGAGCGAATGCAGGCACGACTCCATAATGCCTGAAACAAAATCAAATTGATGCTTTAGAGTTAAGAAagaaatctcaaggaacaaatggCAAATAAATGTATAGTTGAAACAAAGAACTGTAAATTACGGTATTGATTGTGAGATTTTGTCTGAATTCACACAATTCCAGTGTTTGATTTGTCTCCAATTCTTTTAATTTGTAGAAGAGcaaagagagagagagttttggaaaacatgtatgaACTACTAATAATCGTGATCTTCATGCGTTTGCAGATTTCAATTCACGCAAGTTTACGTACTTGTAGTCGCCGTCGCCGGCGCGGGACGACACCTTAACCGCCGGCGGCTTCAGCTTCGCGTTGGCAGTCGCTCTTCCTTCTCCGCCGCTCTTCATCGCTTTCGGCGGCCCTGCGGCGGCGCCGTCCTCCGAGATGGACCGCAGGGAGGGTCGCCACTGCGGCAGCTCCGCTCTCCGGCCTCGT contains:
- the LOC122011593 gene encoding uncharacterized protein LOC122011593: MRLWDFPCGRRTASTPPEDGGAQPAETAAKASAQEKRGRRAELPQWRPSLRSISEDGAAAGPPKAMKSGGEGRATANAKLKPPAVKVSSRAGDGDYKHYGVVPAFAPTLFLF